A portion of the Stigmatella aurantiaca DW4/3-1 genome contains these proteins:
- a CDS encoding acyl-CoA dehydrogenase, whose protein sequence is MSSSTPHYKPNLRDLYFNLFEFLDIGQTSLGKGTFGDLDETAARQTLETFAHVAVNEIAPSFSEADHHPPLLKDGEVTLPPLLRRAVKAFYDSGMNLLDLPTHMGGLGAPPSLGWAAFELIAGANPAAAFYGLGTLVARVIDMLGTESQKRRYLPAINERRWIGTMVLTEPDAGSDVGAARTRARHVGGDVWEIEGVKRFITSGEHDASENIVNMVLARPEGAGPGTKGLSLFIVPKFWVEEDGRMGERNGVVCTNLEKKMGIKGSVTCELTFGDGKPARGLLVGEVHEGIRQMFHIIEQARMGVGIKSMATLSTAYLNALAFTRERVQGSDLLAARDKTAPRVPIHRHPDVRRMLMAQKAHAEGMRALILFTASIQDQVALKGGHRATEAAELDAINDLLLPLVKGYCSEKAYELLAVSLQCLGGSGYLTDYPIEQYVRDQKIDSLYEGTTHIQALDLLLRKVARDGGATLQGLLGRVRQTADSDLGGKDLAEERAALGQALTDVETMLGALMGKLGESLYHVGFQGNRVLMAVAELFIGWLLVQHSAVALERIQSHASDKAFYEGKRASARWFCREVLPGLSHAARMVERSTLDLMDVPEESF, encoded by the coding sequence ATGTCGTCCTCCACGCCTCACTACAAGCCCAACCTGCGCGACCTTTACTTCAACCTCTTCGAGTTCCTCGACATCGGCCAGACCTCCCTGGGCAAGGGAACCTTTGGCGACCTCGACGAGACGGCGGCACGGCAAACCCTGGAAACGTTCGCCCACGTGGCCGTGAACGAGATCGCCCCCAGCTTCTCCGAGGCCGACCACCACCCGCCCTTGCTGAAGGACGGAGAGGTCACCCTGCCGCCGCTGCTCAGGCGCGCCGTCAAGGCGTTCTACGACTCAGGGATGAACCTGCTCGACTTGCCCACGCACATGGGGGGCCTGGGCGCTCCTCCCAGCCTGGGTTGGGCCGCCTTCGAGCTGATCGCGGGCGCCAACCCGGCCGCGGCCTTCTATGGCCTCGGCACGCTGGTGGCGCGCGTCATCGACATGCTGGGCACCGAGTCCCAGAAGCGCCGCTACCTGCCCGCCATCAATGAGCGCCGGTGGATCGGCACCATGGTCCTCACCGAACCGGATGCCGGCAGTGACGTGGGCGCCGCCCGCACCCGGGCCCGCCACGTGGGTGGCGACGTGTGGGAAATCGAGGGCGTGAAGCGCTTCATCACCAGCGGGGAACACGACGCCTCGGAGAACATCGTGAACATGGTGCTCGCGCGTCCCGAGGGCGCGGGGCCCGGCACCAAGGGCCTGTCGCTCTTCATCGTCCCCAAGTTCTGGGTCGAAGAGGACGGCCGGATGGGCGAGCGCAACGGGGTGGTGTGCACCAACCTGGAAAAGAAGATGGGCATCAAGGGCTCCGTCACCTGCGAGCTGACCTTCGGGGACGGAAAGCCCGCCCGCGGTCTGCTCGTGGGCGAGGTGCACGAGGGCATCCGCCAGATGTTCCACATCATCGAGCAGGCGCGCATGGGCGTCGGCATCAAGTCCATGGCCACCCTGTCCACCGCCTACCTCAACGCGCTGGCCTTCACGCGGGAGCGCGTCCAGGGCTCGGACTTGCTCGCCGCGCGCGACAAGACGGCCCCCCGCGTGCCCATCCACCGCCACCCGGATGTGCGCCGGATGCTGATGGCACAGAAGGCCCACGCCGAAGGCATGCGCGCGCTGATCCTCTTCACCGCCTCCATCCAGGACCAGGTCGCCCTCAAGGGCGGACACCGGGCCACCGAGGCCGCCGAGCTGGACGCCATCAACGACCTGCTGCTGCCGCTCGTGAAGGGCTACTGCTCGGAGAAGGCCTACGAGCTCCTGGCCGTGTCCCTCCAGTGCCTGGGAGGCTCGGGCTACCTGACCGACTACCCCATCGAGCAGTACGTCCGGGACCAGAAGATCGACTCGCTCTACGAGGGCACCACGCACATCCAGGCCCTGGACCTGCTCCTGCGCAAGGTGGCACGGGATGGCGGTGCGACGCTCCAGGGGCTGCTCGGGCGGGTGCGCCAGACCGCGGACTCGGACCTCGGCGGCAAGGACCTCGCCGAGGAGCGGGCCGCGTTGGGCCAGGCGCTGACGGACGTGGAGACGATGCTCGGCGCGCTGATGGGCAAACTGGGTGAGTCGCTCTACCACGTCGGCTTTCAGGGCAACCGGGTGCTCATGGCCGTGGCGGAACTTTTCATCGGCTGGCTGCTCGTTCAGCATTCGGCCGTGGCGTTGGAGCGCATCCAGAGCCATGCCTCGGATAAGGCTTTCTACGAGGGCAAACGGGCGTCGGCGCGTTGGTTCTGCCGGGAGGTTCTGCCAGGCCTGTCCCATGCCGCCCGCATGGTCGAGCGGAGCACGCTGGATTTGATGGATGTGCCCGAAGAATCCTTTTGA
- a CDS encoding fatty acid desaturase encodes MSSSKPAPTEYEVVQEPEPHPARTARILKAHPEVRKLFGRTPATALLVPLILVLQFGMAYAVRDQPWWVIVLAAYTLGALVNNTCYVVIHEATHSLIFKGRAANLLTAIGADLVHVIPSAATFTRFHLVHHRHQGEFDLDADLPSHAEAKLVGNSTLMKALWITFFPLMQALRMPRFSKLISFWEPWTVVNAVAVFSVDAAVFFLMGPWAFLYIVLSIFFSIGLHPLGGRMIQEHFVISHPQETYSYYGPLNISALNVGYHNEHHDFSAVPWNRLPEVKALAPEFYDTLVSHRSWTGVLVKFITDPSMSLYSRITRPGGVKRRVLTGGVGRVPDSVASLDQPPVQPAA; translated from the coding sequence ATGTCCAGCAGCAAGCCGGCCCCCACCGAGTACGAGGTGGTACAGGAGCCTGAGCCGCACCCGGCCCGCACGGCCCGCATTCTCAAGGCGCACCCGGAGGTGCGCAAACTCTTCGGGCGCACCCCCGCCACCGCCTTGCTCGTGCCGCTGATCCTCGTGCTCCAGTTCGGCATGGCCTATGCGGTGAGGGATCAGCCTTGGTGGGTCATCGTCCTGGCGGCGTACACGCTGGGCGCGCTGGTGAACAACACCTGCTACGTCGTCATCCACGAGGCCACGCACAGCCTCATCTTCAAGGGACGGGCGGCCAACCTGCTGACGGCCATCGGGGCGGACCTGGTGCACGTCATCCCCTCGGCGGCCACCTTCACCCGCTTCCACCTGGTCCACCACCGGCACCAGGGCGAGTTCGATCTGGACGCGGACCTTCCCTCGCATGCCGAGGCGAAGCTGGTGGGCAACAGCACCCTCATGAAGGCGCTGTGGATCACCTTCTTCCCGCTCATGCAGGCGCTGCGGATGCCGCGCTTCTCCAAGCTCATCTCCTTCTGGGAGCCGTGGACGGTGGTCAACGCCGTGGCGGTGTTCTCGGTGGACGCGGCGGTGTTCTTCCTGATGGGGCCGTGGGCTTTCCTCTACATTGTGCTGAGCATCTTCTTCTCCATCGGCCTGCACCCGCTGGGCGGACGGATGATCCAGGAGCACTTCGTCATCTCCCATCCACAGGAGACGTACTCGTACTACGGCCCGTTGAACATCAGCGCGCTGAACGTGGGCTACCACAATGAGCACCACGACTTCTCCGCGGTGCCTTGGAACCGGCTGCCCGAGGTCAAGGCCCTGGCGCCCGAGTTCTACGACACCCTGGTGTCGCACCGCTCGTGGACGGGCGTGCTGGTGAAGTTCATCACGGATCCGTCGATGAGCCTCTACAGCCGCATCACCCGGCCAGGAGGCGTCAAGCGCCGGGTCCTCACCGGCGGCGTGGGCCGCGTGCCGGATTCGGTCGCCTCGCTCGACCAGCCCCCGGTCCAGCCCGCCGCTTAG
- a CDS encoding (2Fe-2S)-binding protein, translated as MAFKLTINGKTHVIESEEDTPLLYVLRDELGLNGAKYGCGVGQCGACTVLREGAPLRSCIVPAASLSGHPITTLEGLRAPDGTLHALQKAFLAEQAGQCAYCIPGMILAAEALLRATPQPSEMEIRAALDSHLCRCGSHNRIVRAIQRAAKEVAG; from the coding sequence ATGGCCTTCAAGCTGACCATCAACGGCAAGACCCATGTCATCGAGTCTGAAGAGGACACCCCGCTCCTCTACGTCCTGCGGGACGAGCTGGGCCTGAACGGGGCGAAGTACGGCTGCGGCGTGGGCCAATGTGGCGCCTGCACGGTGCTCCGGGAAGGCGCACCGCTGCGCTCCTGCATCGTCCCCGCCGCGTCGCTGAGTGGGCACCCGATCACCACCCTCGAAGGGCTGCGGGCTCCGGATGGCACGCTCCACGCTCTCCAGAAGGCCTTCCTGGCCGAGCAGGCCGGCCAATGCGCCTACTGCATCCCGGGGATGATCCTCGCGGCGGAGGCGCTGCTGCGAGCGACCCCCCAGCCCTCCGAGATGGAGATCCGCGCCGCGCTGGACTCCCACTTGTGCCGATGCGGCTCACACAACCGCATCGTGCGCGCCATTCAGCGTGCCGCGAAGGAGGTGGCCGGATGA
- a CDS encoding xanthine dehydrogenase family protein molybdopterin-binding subunit: protein MSAPLKRRTLLQGSLVLTFSLAASPRAWGAAGGPKPLPGSLENNPQLDAWLHLGADGSVTLKTGKVELGQGVLTALGQICADELDVELSRLILVSGDTQRSPNEGPTAGSMSISHGGLAVRHAAAEVRALLLAMASKRLGVPAARLAVRDGTITAPSGKGSVTYWSLLGGRMLERQASGTVKPKAPSERRYTGQSVPRLDLPAKLTGETSFVQDFRPPNLVHGRVVRAPSQGAVLLGTDAASVERMPGVLRVVRNGHFLGVIATGEWQAIQASAALARSARWQEQANLPADPYTWLQRQPAQDTVIQDLARPGGAAPAKTLEASYRRPYQLHGSIGPSCAVAEWNGEALTVYTHSQTIFDTTKAIAKMLGLPEDSVHGKHLPGAGCYGHNGADDVAADAALLAHALPGRAVRVQWSRQDEHTCEPSGSAMVTKVRANVGANGDVLDWAYELWSNPHSTRPGGNPGNLLAGRSLAKPFAMPVPRNSGPPNYAADRNAIPLYAFPGQRVTTHLVTEMPVRVSSHRGLGAYANVFSIESFMDELAHAAGADPVEYRLRQLQDERAQAVIRKAAERFGWTAFERKPHHGRGIGFARYKNLASYCAVCLEVVIEPDSHAIRTVRAVLAADAGEVVNPDGIRNQLEGGLIQSLSWSLKEAVRHDGRRILSRDWSSYPILTFSEVPPVEIELIDHPGEPFLGAGEASQGPTAAALANAVFDATGRRVRELPLTPERLKSTPPSQRAGQ, encoded by the coding sequence ATGAGTGCGCCTTTGAAGCGTCGCACCCTCCTCCAGGGCTCACTGGTCCTGACCTTCTCCCTGGCGGCGAGCCCACGCGCCTGGGGCGCGGCAGGAGGACCGAAGCCATTGCCCGGCAGCTTGGAGAACAACCCCCAGCTCGATGCCTGGCTGCACCTGGGCGCGGACGGCTCCGTCACGCTGAAGACGGGCAAGGTGGAACTCGGCCAGGGCGTGCTGACGGCCCTCGGGCAGATCTGCGCGGATGAGCTGGATGTCGAGCTGTCGCGGCTGATCCTCGTCTCCGGAGACACCCAACGTTCTCCCAACGAGGGGCCCACGGCGGGCAGCATGTCCATCTCCCACGGGGGCCTGGCCGTGCGCCACGCCGCCGCCGAGGTTCGCGCCCTCCTCTTGGCCATGGCCAGCAAGCGGCTGGGTGTGCCGGCCGCGCGGTTGGCGGTGCGGGATGGGACGATTACCGCTCCCTCGGGAAAGGGCTCCGTCACCTACTGGAGCCTGCTCGGGGGACGCATGCTGGAGCGCCAGGCCTCCGGCACCGTGAAGCCCAAGGCCCCCTCCGAGCGCCGGTATACCGGCCAGTCCGTGCCTCGACTCGACCTGCCCGCCAAGCTCACGGGAGAAACGAGCTTCGTTCAGGACTTCAGGCCCCCGAACCTGGTGCATGGCCGCGTGGTTCGAGCCCCCTCCCAAGGCGCAGTGCTCCTAGGGACGGATGCCGCCTCCGTGGAGCGCATGCCGGGGGTCCTGCGGGTGGTGCGCAACGGCCACTTCCTGGGCGTCATCGCCACCGGAGAGTGGCAAGCCATCCAGGCCTCCGCCGCCCTGGCACGCAGCGCCCGGTGGCAGGAGCAGGCCAACCTCCCAGCGGACCCCTACACCTGGTTGCAGCGCCAGCCCGCGCAGGACACGGTCATCCAGGACCTCGCGCGGCCGGGTGGTGCGGCTCCCGCCAAGACCTTGGAGGCCAGCTACCGCCGTCCCTACCAGCTCCACGGCTCCATCGGCCCGTCGTGTGCGGTGGCGGAATGGAATGGCGAGGCCCTGACCGTCTACACCCACAGCCAGACCATCTTCGACACCACGAAAGCGATCGCGAAGATGCTGGGCCTGCCGGAAGACTCCGTGCACGGGAAGCATCTGCCGGGCGCGGGCTGCTATGGCCACAACGGCGCGGATGACGTGGCGGCGGACGCCGCGCTCCTGGCCCACGCCCTGCCCGGCCGCGCGGTTCGCGTGCAGTGGTCACGCCAGGATGAGCACACCTGTGAACCCTCTGGCTCCGCCATGGTGACGAAGGTCCGGGCCAACGTGGGGGCCAACGGAGACGTGCTCGACTGGGCGTATGAGCTCTGGTCCAACCCCCACTCCACCCGGCCAGGGGGAAACCCCGGCAACCTGCTCGCGGGCCGCTCACTGGCGAAGCCCTTTGCCATGCCGGTCCCGAGGAACAGTGGGCCACCCAATTACGCCGCCGACCGGAACGCCATCCCGCTCTACGCTTTTCCCGGCCAGCGCGTCACCACGCACCTCGTGACCGAGATGCCCGTGCGCGTCTCCTCCCATCGCGGCCTCGGCGCCTACGCCAACGTCTTCTCCATCGAGTCCTTCATGGACGAGCTGGCCCATGCGGCGGGCGCGGACCCGGTCGAATACCGGCTCCGCCAGCTCCAAGACGAACGGGCCCAAGCCGTCATCCGCAAGGCGGCGGAACGCTTTGGTTGGACGGCGTTTGAACGCAAACCCCACCACGGCCGAGGCATCGGTTTCGCACGCTACAAGAACCTCGCGAGCTATTGCGCCGTCTGCCTGGAAGTCGTCATCGAGCCAGACAGCCACGCGATCCGGACCGTGCGCGCCGTGCTCGCCGCCGACGCGGGCGAAGTCGTCAACCCGGATGGAATCCGCAACCAGCTCGAAGGAGGGCTGATCCAATCCCTCAGCTGGAGCCTGAAGGAAGCGGTCCGCCACGACGGCCGCCGCATCCTCTCGCGCGACTGGAGCAGCTATCCGATCCTCACCTTCTCGGAGGTGCCTCCGGTGGAGATCGAACTCATCGACCATCCCGGAGAGCCCTTCCTGGGGGCGGGGGAAGCCTCTCAAGGCCCCACTGCCGCCGCCTTGGCCAACGCTGTCTTCGACGCCACGGGCCGCCGTGTCCGTGAGCTTCCGTTGACCCCAGAGCGGCTGAAGTCCACGCCGCCCAGTCAGCGCGCGGGGCAGTGA
- a CDS encoding DUF3037 domain-containing protein: protein MHARSSFDYAIVRVVPRVERGEFINAGVILYCLTSRFLAARVELDEKRLAALAPEVDMELVRGHLESIPRICAGGRGAGPIGQLPQKERWHWLVAPRSTILQTSPVHSGLCEAPDRALEHLMERMVR, encoded by the coding sequence GTGCACGCGCGCAGCTCGTTTGATTACGCCATCGTGCGGGTGGTGCCGCGCGTGGAGCGGGGAGAGTTCATCAACGCGGGCGTCATCCTTTATTGCCTCACGAGCCGCTTCCTGGCGGCCCGGGTGGAACTGGATGAGAAGCGGCTGGCCGCGCTGGCGCCGGAGGTGGACATGGAGCTGGTGCGTGGCCACCTGGAGAGCATTCCGCGCATCTGCGCGGGAGGCCGGGGCGCGGGTCCCATTGGACAGTTGCCCCAGAAGGAGCGGTGGCATTGGTTGGTGGCGCCGCGCAGCACCATTCTCCAAACGTCTCCGGTGCACTCGGGGCTGTGCGAGGCTCCGGACCGGGCCCTGGAGCATTTGATGGAGCGAATGGTGCGATGA
- a CDS encoding HipA family kinase, protein MMRTVTATRYVTPLREGGSLPAIVEAEDSGLYVLKFRGAGQGPKALIAELIAGELARAMGLRVPELVFIHLDPVLGRAEPDGEIRDLIKASAGLNLAMDYLPRSITFDPLAGPAPGAAEASGIVCFDAYVTNVDRTPKNPNMLVWHRALWLIDHGAALYFHHSWEGHLERARSAFAPIKDHVLLPWASELRAAEATLRERLTPEVLEGVVGLIPDEWLETEAGFPSKAEHRAAYVAFLRERLASTPVFIQEAERARAQLV, encoded by the coding sequence ATGATGAGGACGGTCACCGCGACCCGGTATGTGACACCGCTGAGAGAAGGCGGCTCCCTGCCGGCCATCGTCGAGGCAGAGGACTCGGGGCTGTACGTGCTGAAGTTCCGGGGGGCAGGGCAAGGGCCCAAGGCCCTCATCGCCGAGCTGATCGCCGGAGAGCTGGCGCGGGCGATGGGGTTGCGGGTGCCCGAACTGGTGTTCATCCACTTGGATCCGGTGCTGGGACGCGCCGAGCCGGATGGGGAGATCCGGGATCTGATCAAGGCAAGCGCCGGTTTGAACCTGGCGATGGATTACCTGCCACGCTCCATCACGTTTGATCCGCTGGCGGGTCCGGCACCTGGGGCGGCGGAGGCCTCGGGCATCGTCTGCTTCGATGCGTACGTGACGAATGTGGACCGGACGCCGAAGAACCCGAACATGCTGGTCTGGCACAGAGCCCTCTGGCTCATCGACCACGGGGCCGCGCTGTACTTCCATCACTCCTGGGAGGGACACCTGGAACGTGCCCGCAGCGCATTCGCGCCCATCAAGGACCATGTGTTGCTGCCGTGGGCCTCGGAGCTGCGCGCGGCGGAGGCCACGCTGCGCGAGCGGCTGACCCCCGAGGTGCTGGAGGGGGTGGTGGGGCTGATTCCGGATGAGTGGCTGGAGACGGAGGCGGGCTTTCCGTCCAAGGCGGAGCACCGGGCGGCCTATGTGGCCTTTCTGCGCGAGCGCCTGGCTTCAACCCCCGTGTTCATCCAGGAGGCGGAGCGTGCACGCGCGCAGCTCGTTTGA
- a CDS encoding hybrid sensor histidine kinase/response regulator, whose protein sequence is MTPPAPARPPVTRLSLTLLLVEDSPEDRGTYRAFLGEVGEYDYTFIEEEDAEAALEACRKHPVDCILLDYHLPGMNGLEFLHRLRRYEIAPPPPVVMLTGRGNERIAAQALKEGAADYLVKAEVTPESLFRAVRNTIEREQLRRQLQAESAERMRLRVEHQRLAAVVADSSSFIGFATQEGQMQYLNPAGRQMVGLGGEDVTRLKLTDFYGPEEQRQCSDQLKPVLQQTGRWRGEFRLRNLSTDTSIPVQHDLFFIPDEGGQSVALATLAFDISEQKRQEQEAQQRAEFEQYLAGMVGHDLRNPISAITLSAVMMLRRRDLDERMREALSRILASAERAHRIIDTTLDFTQARLGGGLRVVRKRLELQELTQQVVDEVQLNFPERHVEVTHHGNSFGDWDSDRMAQVLTNLVTNALRYSPPGTQVHVTTRGEGQEVILEVHNQGSPIPEEMLSQLYSPMKRRAQPEGASGRSLGLGLFIVDHIIRAHGGSIDVRSDAQHGTTFTVKVPRHAPADDQADASP, encoded by the coding sequence ATGACGCCGCCCGCACCGGCGCGCCCTCCCGTGACGCGCCTCTCCTTGACGCTGCTGCTGGTCGAGGACAGCCCCGAGGATCGTGGCACCTACCGGGCTTTCCTGGGCGAGGTAGGCGAGTATGACTACACGTTCATCGAGGAAGAGGACGCGGAGGCAGCCCTGGAGGCTTGCCGCAAGCATCCGGTGGACTGCATCCTGCTCGACTACCACCTGCCGGGCATGAATGGCCTGGAGTTTCTCCACCGGCTGAGGAGGTACGAGATCGCTCCTCCGCCTCCCGTGGTGATGCTGACGGGGCGGGGCAATGAGCGGATCGCCGCGCAGGCGCTCAAGGAGGGCGCGGCCGACTATCTGGTCAAGGCAGAGGTCACCCCGGAGAGCCTCTTCCGCGCGGTGCGCAACACCATCGAGCGGGAGCAGCTCCGGCGCCAGCTACAGGCCGAGTCCGCCGAGCGGATGCGCTTGCGGGTGGAGCACCAGCGCCTCGCCGCCGTGGTGGCCGACTCTTCCTCCTTCATTGGGTTCGCCACGCAGGAAGGCCAGATGCAATACCTCAACCCAGCGGGCCGCCAGATGGTGGGGCTGGGGGGGGAGGACGTGACGCGTCTGAAGCTGACGGACTTCTACGGGCCCGAGGAGCAGCGCCAGTGCTCGGACCAGCTCAAGCCTGTTCTTCAGCAGACGGGCCGGTGGCGGGGGGAGTTTCGGTTGCGGAACCTGAGCACGGACACATCCATTCCGGTGCAGCACGACCTCTTCTTCATCCCGGATGAGGGTGGCCAGTCCGTGGCGCTGGCCACCCTGGCCTTCGATATTTCCGAGCAGAAGCGCCAGGAGCAGGAGGCCCAGCAGCGTGCGGAGTTCGAGCAGTACCTGGCCGGCATGGTCGGGCATGATCTGCGCAACCCCATCAGCGCCATTACCCTCTCGGCGGTCATGATGCTGCGCCGCCGCGATCTCGACGAGCGCATGCGAGAGGCGCTGAGCCGCATCCTGGCCTCGGCGGAGCGCGCGCACCGGATAATCGATACGACGCTCGACTTCACGCAGGCCCGGCTGGGCGGGGGGCTGCGGGTGGTGCGCAAGCGGCTGGAGTTGCAGGAGCTCACCCAGCAGGTGGTGGACGAGGTGCAGCTCAACTTTCCGGAGCGGCACGTCGAGGTCACCCACCACGGCAACAGCTTCGGGGACTGGGACTCGGACCGCATGGCCCAGGTCCTCACCAACCTGGTGACAAACGCGCTGCGCTACAGCCCTCCCGGAACGCAGGTGCATGTGACGACGCGGGGAGAGGGGCAGGAGGTCATCCTGGAGGTCCACAACCAGGGAAGTCCCATTCCCGAGGAGATGCTGTCCCAGCTCTACTCCCCCATGAAGCGGCGGGCACAGCCCGAAGGGGCCTCCGGGCGGAGCCTGGGGCTGGGACTGTTCATCGTGGACCACATCATCCGGGCACACGGGGGTTCCATCGACGTCCGCTCGGATGCGCAGCACGGCACCACTTTCACGGTGAAGGTGCCACGCCATGCTCCCGCGGACGATCAGGCGGACGCCTCGCCGTAA
- a CDS encoding response regulator, producing the protein MPILVVEDNDEDFDMLQLAFRGASIPNPLFRCADGEETLEFLGHQGRYQEEEQAPRPGLVLLDLNLPGMDGRQVLERLKADASLRSIPVIVFSTSDNPRDVQSCYQLGVSAYLLKPVDLDRFERMVRLLKEFWLDFVVLPALPVAPLRERRWQ; encoded by the coding sequence ATGCCTATCTTGGTTGTCGAAGACAACGACGAGGACTTCGACATGCTCCAGCTCGCCTTCCGGGGCGCGTCCATTCCGAACCCCTTGTTTCGCTGCGCGGACGGAGAAGAAACGCTGGAGTTTCTGGGCCATCAGGGACGGTACCAGGAGGAGGAGCAGGCACCCCGGCCGGGGCTCGTCTTGCTGGACCTCAATCTGCCAGGAATGGACGGGCGCCAGGTGCTGGAGCGCCTCAAGGCGGATGCCTCCTTGCGGAGTATTCCCGTCATTGTCTTCTCCACCTCGGACAACCCCAGGGATGTGCAGAGCTGTTATCAGCTGGGGGTCAGTGCTTATCTTCTCAAGCCCGTGGATCTCGACCGGTTCGAGCGCATGGTGCGGCTCTTGAAGGAATTCTGGCTGGATTTCGTCGTTCTTCCCGCGCTCCCCGTGGCGCCCTTGCGTGAGAGGCGGTGGCAATGA